The Candidatus Aenigmatarchaeota archaeon genome has a segment encoding these proteins:
- a CDS encoding MgtC/SapB family protein has protein sequence MEDVYLLFKLIISALLGALIGLERERRIQEEKKQNFAGFRTFMLITLFGTIVSYISTLTTVYLLPIISIGVIILVLGAYVVTSLFTKEIGFTSELSFLIAFFLGVLVFYGSEKIAVAFTILMTLILTLRDYLHDFAGKIKKDEMLEALKFAIISFVILPFLPNKTIDPLGVINPFQIWLLIVLISSVNFFSYILAKVCGGKKSMELTGIFGGFLSSTAVATSMAEKSRKTSNDSPLAFATVLATSFMLVRILLVLFIINTSLFNKIFLPVLLIFIVGCISSIIILDKRSKELQDIELKTPLKIMTVIKFSLLFIFILILSKISHLYFGERGLYFTGFVSGMLDIDVIILSVSSMIGNVSLEVAKNTIIFGLISNILTKFIISYIFGDKNFWMKVGLAIGLMLIAGFLGLLIF, from the coding sequence ATGGAAGATGTTTATCTTTTGTTTAAGTTGATAATCTCAGCACTTCTTGGAGCTTTAATAGGTTTGGAAAGGGAAAGAAGGATACAGGAAGAAAAGAAGCAGAATTTTGCAGGTTTCAGGACATTCATGCTAATAACACTCTTTGGGACAATTGTATCCTATATCTCCACTCTGACAACCGTTTATCTTTTACCAATTATTTCTATTGGGGTAATAATTTTGGTTTTAGGTGCATATGTTGTTACCAGCTTATTTACCAAGGAGATAGGGTTCACCTCAGAACTAAGTTTTCTTATAGCATTTTTTCTAGGAGTACTTGTCTTTTACGGAAGTGAGAAGATTGCAGTCGCTTTCACGATATTAATGACATTGATACTAACCCTAAGAGATTACCTACATGATTTTGCAGGAAAAATAAAGAAAGATGAGATGCTCGAAGCATTAAAGTTTGCAATAATATCTTTTGTCATTCTTCCTTTTCTTCCAAACAAAACAATCGATCCACTTGGTGTGATAAATCCCTTTCAAATCTGGTTGCTAATAGTTTTGATATCAAGCGTTAATTTCTTCAGCTATATTTTAGCAAAGGTCTGTGGTGGAAAAAAGAGCATGGAATTAACAGGTATCTTCGGGGGGTTCTTATCGAGCACGGCAGTGGCGACTTCAATGGCTGAAAAATCCAGAAAAACATCAAATGATAGCCCATTGGCATTTGCAACTGTATTAGCGACCTCATTCATGCTTGTCAGGATACTTTTGGTTTTATTTATAATAAACACCTCCCTTTTCAATAAAATTTTTCTGCCTGTTTTATTGATTTTCATAGTTGGATGTATTAGCAGTATTATTATACTAGATAAAAGATCAAAAGAATTACAGGATATTGAATTGAAAACTCCACTTAAAATAATGACTGTAATTAAATTCTCACTTTTATTTATTTTTATTCTTATATTGTCAAAAATATCTCATTTATATTTTGGTGAAAGAGGATTATATTTTACTGGATTTGTTTCTGGAATGTTAGACATAGATGTTATTATTCTTTCTGTCTCATCTATGATAGGTAATGTTTCTTTAGAAGTTGCAAAAAATACTATAATTTTTGGGCTTATATCAAACATATTAACAAAATTCATCATATCGTACATTTTTGGAGATAAAAACTTCTGGATGAAGGTTG